A segment of the Chlorocebus sabaeus isolate Y175 unplaced genomic scaffold, mChlSab1.0.hap1 unalloc_scaffold_1488, whole genome shotgun sequence genome:
tctgcattatAATGAATGCTATAATGTTAATTTTCAGGCTTTTTAGATTTCAATTCTAACGGATTGACTATAGAAGTAGTGACAGTAATCGACAAAAAGAATATACTGTCTATAGAGGGAGAAAACTTCAAATTTGTGAATGAAAGTAGATTTGTATGTGTTTCAAAGTTTACAGTAGAGAAATGTTCTCATGAATGTATCTGTGATTAACCTTTATAGCTCAGAAGTTCCCATCAGAATCCAAACAAAAGGACGATGAAGAAGATTATTTGAATTTTGAGGTACTGtgtataattgattttttaaaaatattagtgttTCATGATACgaaaatataaaatcagaggCTTAGACTTTATTTTCTCACCTCCGCATATGTCCCCCCCCAAATTATGTTTGATATTTTTCAGAATATGCTTATAGAGAATCTATGTGCTAAGTAGATTACTGCTTCGTAGTGAAGTTCTGGTAATTTCTAGGATTAATTTAAGAAGCCAGTGTGGTATAGTGTAAAAAATAAGGCTTAGAAGTCACTAGAAATTCACGTGGGATCTGAAATAAGTTTGTCTAAAAGTGAAAGAATTACACTGAGTCCTGCTGAGGACAAATTTATGATTCTATGGTATATCTAGATGTACAAGAGTTCTAATTGAATTCGTAGAGAGACAGTTTAAACTGCAGTATTGTAAAGGTTGGGGCCCGAAAAATTAATGCTGGGAATTGACACATTGACATTTCTTTCTTGTTCAGTATAGACCTGAGGGATCAttttaggagaaagaaaagcGTGAAGAATAGGAAACCTTGTGGGACTATAATAACAAGAGTATTGGTTGAGtagtcttttgaaaaatataaattattttcacaaaagaACTCCTCGAGTCCCTTTATGGCAGGCAGTCAAGCTGCAGCAGCATGAGCGTCAAATAATAGTGATGTATTTTAAGGTCACAGCTGTGGAAAGACGTGGACAATGTGTGACCTCTTAGAAATAAGCAGCTGCTGCCTGGTGGTAACAGCAAAGGGTGGAAGTCAATAGACAAGTAGATTTTATCTGATTTGTCATCAGAcaaaaagattttaatatttgtttgcttTCGTTTAGACAtgacataatttttctttcttactgcaTTTACATTCTATTGAAGCACTTTTCCGATCAGCATAAATTTTGTCAGAAACTCGTTGCTTGTTTTAAGCCCCTGTTTACTGAAATAAAGCAACTTTTTCAACATTCTGTGCATACATTATATGACAGACTCTCAAAGTTCTCTTCATGACATGCATCATTTTTAACACTAAACGACTCTCTGATCATGAATAGTTTAAATGTTTAATGCGGTATGTGTTATGGCAACTAGCAAGTGTATtgtattttgtttgaaatgtCATGCTTATTTTTGATGAGGACTACAACACAAGTTAGATATTTTTGAGAGAGTTACTTTTTGAAATACGCAGGAGTGAATTATTTCGTGAAtgtgatttgtttttccttctcactAACCAAGTTCATAGCGTCATGAACGTACAGACAAGCTTGATGTAGAGAGTGTTACTTGAGGTTTTCTATCAAAATGTTTTGGGTTTCAACACACGTCTGCTCTTAAGTCGAATTGCTTGTAAAGTAGGAAACTGTGTTTTTCCAAAAGAGTTTGTTTAGGAAATTTTGATACTCTTCATTATTGGGATTTCTCCgttgaaattatttattgatattaCTTTTAACAGAATTTCCTTGAGAATCTTTTACAGAATGATGTGTATTTACCCAAGGCTACACATCGAAAAGAATTCGATACAATAAGTGGAAAATTAGAAGGTaagaatcattttttatttaaaatgtcatttgacCAAATATTTCTCTAAACTGATGAGGAGGAATATCCCCTAATAGCCAAAGAAAATCACCTCCTAAATGCaaacatagaaaaaaacagaattgaaatGGGTAGTAAATTGTACATCTTATCAGATTTTAGCAACAGACTACATTGAGAGCGCTGAAAGTTATCTGAATTATTAGTTTGAATTCAAGATATTCCAAGAcctgaggaaaatgagaaaataagaaagaagacagtagtaaaagaggaaatgaagactGAGAAAGACAGACAGTACACAGAGTACAGGAAGGAACAAGAAGCAGGTTTAATATAATGGAGGATGGTAAAATGAAAGGATTCTTTAGGAAAAGATCGGGTATGGTTAGAAATTTGGGAAGAACATAAAGTGACCTTCTAGTACCAGAACTTACCAGAGAATTAGCTTAAAAATGTTGTGACTCTTCCCGTCTTTCTCACTGGTGGGAAGCCATTAGGGATGGAAGCACCTGACCATGGAGAGCTGTGTTGTATTTGCAGTAGGTGAGAATAAGCATATATGCACGGC
Coding sequences within it:
- the LOC140711081 gene encoding ankyrin repeat domain-containing protein 30B-like, translated to MKASHPNKALELKDRETVKAAQKFPSESKQKDDEEDYLNFENFLENLLQNDVYLPKATHRKEFDTISGKLEGKNHFLFKMSFDQIFL